The sequence CTCCCTGATGCTCGCCCTCGTTCTGCCCGGCTGGGGCCGGCTCTTTGTCGGCTTGGAGGATGAGACCCTTCCCGTGAAATCCAGCGACCTGGCCGGCTTTCCCGCGGTCACCTGGACCAGCCATCCCGCCTTCGAGGTGAATGGCCTCGCCGCCGCGCCCGATGGCACCATCTACGCGTGTCGCGGCCCCTTCACAACGCAGATCCATCGCTTCCGGCCAGACGGACCCGCCGAATACCTGTGCAACGCCGGGGTGGACCTGCACGGGCTGGGCTACGGCAACGGCACCCTCTACGGCTTCGCCAACTTCGCCAGCCCCATGGGGATCTACACCATCGACCCGGCCACCGGCCAGGCCGCCCTCGCCGTCGATCTCAGCAGCCCGGGCTACCGCTATTTCGCGCTGGATTTCAACCCCGCCGATGGCCTGCTTTACGGTTACACCGAGTACGGCTCGCCCAGCGGCCTTCATTCCATTGATCCCACCAGCGGCGCCATCACGCCCATCGCCGGACCCATTCCCGCGGTGAACAGCCAGGGCCGGGCGCTGGCCGTGGGCAACGGCGTGGTCTACCTGGCCGCCACGCGCGGGGACGACGGCGTGCCGCTATATGCCTGGGATCTTGTGGCGGGAGGACCGTGGACAGCCTTCACCCAGCCCTTTCCCGACCATCACAACACGGGCGGTGCCGCCTGGTTGCCCGCGCCGGCTCCCCGCTGCGAAGTGGAGCCGGGCCTGATCGACCTGGGCGTGCTGCTGGCCGGCGGTTTGCGCAGCGGCAGCTTCACGGTGACGAACGCGGGGAGCGGCATGTTGACGGGCGCCGCCACGGCCGACTGCCCCGGGCTGGAGCTGGACAACAATGCCTACAGCCTGGGGCCGGGGGAATCGCAGACGGTGGTGGCAAGCTACACCGGGACGGCGGCGGGCGATCTCGAGTGTCTCATCGACGTGGGCGCGGAGTGTGATCCGGTCATCTGCCGAGCCGCCGTCGTCTGGGTGGCGCCCCTGACCGGCGAAGCCTCCCCCTGCGGCACGGTGGACGACCTGGGCCACCTGCCGGGAGCGGTCACCGGTTTCATGGTGGACTGGAACGCGGGCGATGTGGGCTGCAACTATTCAACGGCGAAGGGCACCCCCTCGGCGTATCCTTGCGGGTCAATGGGCAGGAGGTGTGGAACGGGACCGTCTCCACCGCCATCTGGCCTGCGGCCGCGTCGGGAATCGATCCTGCCGCCCTGGCGGAGGACATCGTCCTGCATCTTGAAGTCACGGACGGCACGGACGTCTGGAACGATGGAGGCGGGGAGTGCGCCTGGGACCTGGCCTTCGCGGACCTGTCCCACACCACGCGACCGGCGGCCTTCCGGCTGGAGGCTCCCGTCCCCAATCCCTTCAATCCTGGCACCACCATTCGCCTTGTGATGCCCACCCCCCAGGCGGCGAGGCTGCGTGTGGTTGATCTGGCCGGGCGCACCATGGCCCAACTTCATGACGGCGCCCTGCCGGCAGGGGAGCACGTCTTTGTCTGGCGGCCTGGAAGCCAGGGCGGCGGGCTTTACTTCGCGGTGGCGGAGAGCGGGGGCGTGACCAGGACGCGGCGCTTGCTCTACATCCGGTGATGGGAGGTGACGGCTCGACGGAAACGGCGTGAAGGGGTGCCCGTGGAGCCTGAGATGCGCCGACGATTGGAGACACAGGCCGGCGAGCCCTGTCTGGCGGCGGCGCGGGCGAAGGATGCGCCCGCAGTGGCTGGGCCGCCGCGGAGTGGTTGCTGGCGCAGTGGGAGGAGAAGAGCCATTGAAAGGAGCCAAGACATGACCTTCTGGTTGAAGGTCTACGGAGGCGCCTTCGCCGCCTTCCTTGCCTTGGACCTGCTCTGGCTGGGCGTGGTGGCCAAGGGCTTCCACCACCGCCAGATCGGCTTCCTCATGGCCGACAGCCCCAACTGGACCGCGGCCCTCCTCTTCTACCTGCTCTTCGTGGCCGGCATCCTCGTCTTCGTCATCCAGCCGGGGCTGGCCGCCGGCACCTTGAAGTCGACCATTTTGCGTGGCGCCTTCTTTGGCGTGGTCACCTACGCAGCCTTCGATCTCACCCGCCAGGCCGTGCTGAAGAACTGGCCGGTGGCGCTCACCGAGGTGGACCTCTGCTGGGGCATGATCCTGACGGGCTCCGCCAGCGCGGTCGGCCACCTCTTTGGATCCCGCGTGGCATGGGGCAAGGACTGGTTCCCTGGCTGTCGGGGTGGTGGTGGGATCCCATTCATGACGAAGCCGACCGCAGTCGTGAGGCCAGCATTCCGGTTGGCGGTTTGGGGCGGACGGCTCCGCCGGGAGCTGGATGTCTGGATCCTGGTTTCTCGGCATCCCGGCACGCCGCGGGCGCCCAGGTTGGTGCTGATCCTGACCCTGGCCTATGCGGCAAGCCCCATTGATCTCGTTCCCGACGTCATCCCCGTGCTGGGGCATCTGGACGATTTGCTGTTGGTGCCCTTAGGCCTGTGGCTGGCTTCCCGCATGGTGCCACCGTGGGTGTTGGTCGAGTGCCGGGCGCGCGCGGGCGCCGGAGAGCCGACCTTGGCCCGGGGCGGCCGCTGGGTGGCGGCCGGAGTGGTCCTGCTGTGGCTGCTGGCCATCATCCTGCTGGCCAGGCGGTGGGTGCGGGCAGGCACGTAGAGGGGAGGGAGGACATGGCCTGGACCATGCTGTTACTGGCGGGACTGTTCGAGATTGTCTGGGCCATCCGCCTGAAGGACACGGACGGATTCTCCCGTTTGCGGCCAACGGTGGCGACCCTGGTGGCGATGATCCTCAGCATGGGCCTGATCGGCTTGGCCGTGCGCTCGCTTCCCGTGGACACGGCCGATGCCGCGTGGACCGGCATC is a genomic window of bacterium containing:
- the sugE gene encoding quaternary ammonium compound efflux SMR transporter SugE; protein product: MAWTMLLLAGLFEIVWAIRLKDTDGFSRLRPTVATLVAMILSMGLIGLAVRSLPVDTADAAWTGIGAAGTVILGILLLRESAHPGRLACVGLILAGIVGLKLLTPS
- a CDS encoding DUF2177 family protein — encoded protein: MTFWLKVYGGAFAAFLALDLLWLGVVAKGFHHRQIGFLMADSPNWTAALLFYLLFVAGILVFVIQPGLAAGTLKSTILRGAFFGVVTYAAFDLTRQAVLKNWPVALTEVDLCWGMILTGSASAVGHLFGSRVAWGKDWFPGCRGGGGIPFMTKPTAVVRPAFRLAVWGGRLRRELDVWILVSRHPGTPRAPRLVLILTLAYAASPIDLVPDVIPVLGHLDDLLLVPLGLWLASRMVPPWVLVECRARAGAGEPTLARGGRWVAAGVVLLWLLAIILLARRWVRAGT